A part of Microbacterium atlanticum genomic DNA contains:
- the gltB gene encoding glutamate synthase large subunit → MASSPRHGTSAEVSTPASSGQAGFPQKQGMYNPAFEKDACGLAMVATLRGRAGHDIIDLALTALRNLEHRGAIGSDAGTGDGAGILTQMPDAFLRAVVDFELPPVGEYAAGMVFLPRDDEAREAQKAGIERIAASENLTVLGWREVPTAEENLGKLAFQARPVFEQLFVSRPANGDAPALSGIALDRRTFRLRKRARTELDAYFVSLSARTLGYKGMVTTLQLEPFYPDLQDERFASELAVVHSRYSTNTFPSWPLAQPLRMLAHNGEINTVNGNRNWMRARQSQLESELLGDIRPLLPICTQGASDSASFDEVLELLTLTGRSLPHAIMMMVPEAYEKQADIDPKLRAFYEFHSMQMEPWDGPAALIFTDGTLVGATLDRNGLRPGRWTETTDGLIVIGSETGVLDFEPERIKRRGRLRPGRMFLVDTAQRRIIEDDEIKAELADMEPWQEWLDTGRVRLADLPEREHIVHPIASITRRQRTFGYTEEEVKILLAPMGQTGAEPLGAMGSDTPVAVLSERPRLLFDYFTQQFAQVTNPPLDSIREEVVTSLSLGLGPERNLLEWGPGHTRVVTLDFPVIDNDELAKIQHIDTALPGRTSVTIRGLYRVEAGHKGMRKRLEQMCEEVDQAIEDGAEFIVLSDRDSNKDLAPIPSLLMLAAVHHHLIRKQTRMKCGLVVEAGDVREVHHIATLIGYGASAVNPYLAMETVEYLVRAGMITGLTPQKAVKNLIYALGKGVLKIMSKMGISTVSSYAGAQVFEAVGLSQEFVDTYFTGTESKLGGVGLDVIAAENAARHAYAYPEDAAVRAHERLWTGGEYQWRRDGSPHLFNPDTVFRLQHSTRTRRYDIFREYTKLVDDQANELKTLRGLFALKTEGRTPVPIDEVEPVSSIVKRFSTGAMSYGSISKEAHETLAIAMNRIGGKSNTGEGGEDVDRLLDPERRSSIKQVASGRFGVTSLYLTESDDIQIKLAQGAKPGEGGQLPPTKVYPWVARTRHATAGVGLISPPPHHDIYSIEDLKQLIFDLKRANPGARVHVKLVSQSGIGAVAAGTAKALADVILVSGHDGGTGASPLNSLKHAGTPWELGLAETQQTLMLNGMRDRVVVQVDGQLKTGRDVIIGALLGAEEFGFATAPLVVSGCIMMRVCHLDTCPVGVATQNPTLRARFNGKPEFVVNFMEFIAEEVREYLAELGFRSLDEAIGRSDLLDVDGAVRHWKANGLDLGPVLAGPVFAEDEPRRNTAQQKHELDEHFDVALLERAQDVVAHGGHVTIDLPIRNTERAVGTLLGHHVTRAHGENGLPSGSIVVNLTGSAGQSFGAFMPAGITLRLEGDSNDYVGKGLSGGQIVVRPPRGATFDASKNVIAGNVIGYGATQGTLFLRGVVGERFFVRNSGATAVVEGVGDHALEYMTGGLAVILGATGRNLGAGMSGGTAYVYRLDRKLVNREALASGELVLGELGSGDAEILRDLLEQHVAETESTLAQALLDDFEAELANFVRVLPRDYAAVLQTRQAAVAEGLDPDGDVVWNRILEVTGG, encoded by the coding sequence ATGGCTTCGAGCCCCCGTCATGGCACCTCCGCCGAGGTGAGCACCCCCGCATCGTCGGGCCAGGCCGGCTTTCCCCAGAAGCAGGGCATGTACAACCCCGCGTTCGAGAAGGACGCGTGCGGGCTGGCGATGGTCGCGACGCTGCGCGGCCGGGCCGGCCACGACATCATCGACCTCGCGCTGACCGCGCTGCGCAACCTCGAGCATCGCGGGGCCATCGGCTCCGACGCGGGCACCGGCGACGGCGCGGGTATCCTCACGCAGATGCCGGATGCGTTCCTGCGCGCTGTCGTCGACTTCGAGCTGCCGCCCGTCGGCGAGTACGCCGCCGGAATGGTGTTCCTCCCGCGCGACGACGAGGCGCGCGAGGCTCAGAAGGCGGGGATCGAGCGGATCGCGGCATCCGAGAACCTGACCGTTCTCGGCTGGCGCGAGGTGCCCACCGCCGAGGAGAACCTCGGCAAGCTCGCCTTCCAGGCGCGGCCGGTGTTCGAGCAGCTCTTCGTGTCTCGGCCGGCGAACGGCGACGCACCGGCGCTCTCGGGAATCGCCCTGGATCGGCGCACCTTCCGCCTGCGCAAGCGCGCCCGCACCGAGCTGGACGCCTACTTCGTGTCGCTGTCGGCGCGCACACTGGGCTACAAGGGCATGGTGACGACGCTCCAGCTCGAGCCGTTCTACCCCGACCTGCAGGACGAGCGCTTCGCGTCCGAGCTGGCCGTCGTCCACTCCCGCTACTCGACCAACACCTTCCCGTCGTGGCCGCTCGCGCAGCCGCTGCGGATGCTGGCTCACAACGGCGAGATCAACACGGTCAACGGCAACCGCAACTGGATGCGGGCCCGCCAGTCCCAGCTCGAGTCGGAGCTCCTCGGAGACATCCGCCCGCTGCTGCCGATCTGCACGCAAGGCGCCAGCGATTCCGCGTCCTTCGACGAGGTGCTCGAGCTCCTCACCCTCACCGGCCGCAGCCTGCCCCACGCCATCATGATGATGGTCCCCGAGGCGTACGAGAAGCAGGCCGACATCGACCCGAAGCTGCGCGCCTTCTACGAGTTCCACTCCATGCAGATGGAGCCGTGGGACGGCCCGGCCGCGCTGATCTTCACCGACGGCACGCTGGTCGGCGCCACCCTCGACCGCAACGGCCTGCGCCCGGGGCGGTGGACCGAGACCACCGACGGCCTCATCGTCATCGGCTCCGAGACCGGCGTGCTCGACTTCGAGCCCGAGCGCATCAAGCGTCGCGGCCGGCTGCGGCCGGGCCGCATGTTCCTCGTCGACACCGCGCAGCGCCGCATCATCGAGGACGACGAGATCAAGGCCGAGCTCGCCGACATGGAACCGTGGCAGGAGTGGCTCGACACGGGTCGCGTGCGGCTTGCCGATCTGCCCGAGCGTGAGCACATCGTCCACCCGATCGCCTCCATCACGCGCCGGCAGCGGACCTTCGGGTACACCGAGGAGGAGGTCAAGATCCTCCTCGCCCCGATGGGGCAGACCGGTGCGGAGCCGCTCGGCGCGATGGGGTCCGACACGCCGGTCGCCGTGCTCAGCGAACGGCCGAGGCTGCTGTTCGACTACTTCACGCAGCAGTTCGCCCAGGTGACCAACCCGCCGCTGGACTCGATCCGCGAGGAGGTCGTGACCTCCCTCTCGCTCGGCCTCGGCCCGGAGCGCAACCTGCTGGAGTGGGGGCCCGGCCACACCCGCGTGGTGACCCTGGACTTCCCGGTGATCGACAACGACGAGCTCGCCAAGATCCAGCACATCGACACCGCGCTGCCCGGCCGCACCTCGGTCACCATCCGCGGCCTGTACCGCGTGGAGGCCGGGCACAAGGGGATGCGCAAGCGCCTCGAGCAGATGTGCGAGGAGGTCGACCAGGCCATCGAGGACGGCGCCGAGTTCATCGTCCTGTCCGACCGCGACTCCAACAAGGACCTCGCGCCGATCCCGTCGCTGCTCATGCTGGCCGCGGTGCACCACCACCTCATCCGCAAGCAGACCCGCATGAAGTGCGGTCTCGTCGTCGAGGCGGGCGACGTGCGCGAGGTGCACCACATCGCGACGCTCATCGGCTACGGCGCATCGGCGGTGAACCCGTACCTGGCCATGGAGACCGTGGAGTACCTGGTGCGGGCCGGGATGATCACCGGGCTCACGCCGCAGAAGGCCGTCAAGAACCTGATCTACGCGCTCGGCAAGGGCGTGCTGAAGATCATGTCGAAGATGGGCATATCGACCGTGTCGTCTTACGCCGGCGCCCAGGTGTTCGAAGCGGTGGGCCTGTCGCAGGAGTTCGTCGACACCTACTTCACCGGCACCGAGTCCAAGCTCGGCGGAGTCGGACTCGACGTGATCGCGGCCGAGAACGCCGCACGGCACGCGTACGCGTACCCCGAGGACGCCGCCGTGCGCGCGCACGAGCGGCTCTGGACCGGCGGCGAGTACCAGTGGCGCCGCGACGGCTCGCCGCACCTGTTCAACCCCGACACGGTCTTCCGCCTGCAGCACTCGACGCGGACCCGCCGTTACGACATCTTCCGCGAGTACACCAAGCTCGTCGACGACCAGGCGAACGAGCTGAAGACGCTGCGGGGCCTGTTCGCCCTGAAGACCGAGGGACGCACGCCGGTGCCGATCGACGAGGTCGAGCCCGTGTCGTCGATCGTCAAGCGGTTCTCGACCGGCGCGATGAGCTACGGCTCGATCTCCAAGGAGGCGCACGAGACGCTCGCGATCGCGATGAACCGCATCGGCGGCAAATCGAACACCGGCGAGGGCGGCGAGGACGTCGATCGTCTGCTCGATCCCGAGCGCCGCAGCTCGATCAAGCAGGTCGCCTCCGGGCGCTTCGGCGTCACCAGCCTCTACCTGACCGAGTCGGACGACATCCAGATCAAGCTCGCACAGGGTGCCAAGCCGGGCGAGGGCGGTCAGCTGCCCCCGACCAAGGTGTACCCGTGGGTGGCGCGCACGCGCCACGCGACCGCCGGGGTCGGGCTCATCTCGCCCCCGCCGCACCACGACATCTACTCGATCGAGGACCTCAAGCAGCTGATCTTCGATCTGAAGCGCGCGAACCCGGGCGCCCGGGTGCACGTGAAGCTCGTGAGCCAGTCCGGCATCGGCGCGGTCGCCGCGGGCACCGCCAAGGCCCTGGCCGACGTCATCCTCGTCTCGGGCCACGACGGCGGCACGGGCGCGAGCCCGCTGAACTCGCTCAAGCACGCCGGCACCCCATGGGAGCTCGGCCTGGCTGAGACCCAGCAGACGCTCATGCTCAACGGCATGCGCGACCGGGTGGTCGTCCAGGTCGACGGCCAGCTGAAGACCGGCCGCGACGTCATCATCGGCGCGCTGCTGGGCGCCGAGGAGTTCGGCTTCGCCACCGCACCTCTGGTCGTGTCGGGCTGCATCATGATGCGGGTGTGCCACCTCGACACGTGCCCGGTCGGCGTGGCCACGCAGAACCCGACGCTGCGCGCGCGCTTCAACGGCAAGCCCGAGTTCGTCGTGAACTTCATGGAGTTCATCGCGGAGGAGGTGCGCGAGTACCTGGCCGAGCTGGGCTTCCGCTCGCTCGACGAGGCGATCGGCCGCAGCGACCTGCTGGACGTGGACGGGGCGGTGCGCCATTGGAAGGCGAACGGCCTCGACCTCGGCCCGGTGCTCGCCGGTCCGGTCTTCGCCGAAGACGAGCCGCGCCGGAACACCGCACAGCAGAAGCACGAGCTCGACGAGCACTTCGACGTGGCCCTGCTCGAGCGCGCGCAGGACGTCGTCGCGCACGGCGGCCACGTCACCATCGACCTGCCCATTCGCAACACCGAGCGGGCGGTCGGCACGCTGCTCGGCCACCACGTCACGCGTGCGCACGGCGAGAACGGCCTGCCCTCGGGCAGCATCGTCGTGAACCTGACCGGGTCCGCGGGGCAGTCGTTCGGCGCGTTCATGCCGGCGGGAATCACGCTGCGCCTGGAGGGCGACTCGAACGACTACGTCGGCAAGGGCCTGTCGGGGGGTCAGATCGTGGTGCGCCCGCCGCGGGGCGCCACTTTCGACGCCTCGAAGAACGTCATCGCCGGCAACGTGATCGGCTACGGGGCCACCCAGGGCACGCTCTTCCTGCGCGGGGTCGTGGGGGAGCGGTTCTTCGTGCGCAACTCCGGTGCGACGGCCGTCGTCGAAGGTGTGGGCGACCACGCACTGGAGTACATGACCGGTGGTCTCGCGGTCATCCTCGGCGCAACGGGCCGCAACCTCGGGGCCGGCATGTCGGGGGGAACGGCCTACGTGTACCGGCTCGACCGCAAGCTCGTGAACCGTGAAGCACTCGCCAGCGGGGAGCTCGTCCTCGGCGAGCTCGGCTCGGGCGACGCAGAGATCCTCCGCGACCTGCTCGAGCAGCACGTCGCCGAGACCGAATCGACTCTCGCCCAGGCGCTCCTCGACGACTTCGAGGCTGAGCTGGCGAACTTCGTCCGGGTGCTGCCGCGCGACTACGCCGCTGTGCTGCAGACCCGCCAGGCCGCCGTCGCGGAGGGGCTCGACCCCGACGGCGACGTCGTCTGGAACCGCATCCTGGAGGTGACGGGTGGCTGA
- a CDS encoding glutamate synthase subunit beta codes for MADPKGFLKVTERELPPRRPVPVRIMDWKEVYEPGDAAVIRRQAGRCMDCGVPFCHKGCPLGNLIPEWNDLTWRGEGRAASERLHATNNFPEFTGRLCPAPCESSCVLGINQPAVTIKQVEVSIADEAFANGWIEPEPPGRLTGKTVAVVGSGPAGLAAAQQLTRAGHTVAVFERDDRIGGLLRYGIPDFKMEKKHLEMRLRQMQDEGTRFRAGVEIGKDISWSDLRARYDAVVIATGATVPRELPIPGRDLAGVHFAMEYLVESNKAVAGDAVPNQITAKGKHVVVIGGGDTGADCIGTAHRHGALSVTNLAIGRRPPGERPEHQPWPMTPTVFEVQSAHEEGGERSYLASTVEFLANGAGEVRALRVAETEFVDGRRVPKSGTEREIPADLVLIAMGFTGPERNLLEEQLGARFTERGSVRREDDYQTTAPGVFVAGDAGRGQSLIVWAIAEGRAAAASVDRYLMGETELPAPVRPTDVAIGLQPA; via the coding sequence GTGGCTGACCCGAAAGGCTTTCTGAAGGTCACCGAGCGCGAGCTGCCGCCGCGGCGCCCGGTGCCGGTGCGCATCATGGACTGGAAAGAGGTCTATGAGCCCGGTGACGCCGCGGTGATCCGCCGGCAGGCCGGCCGTTGCATGGACTGCGGTGTGCCCTTCTGCCACAAGGGCTGCCCGCTGGGCAACCTCATCCCGGAGTGGAACGACCTGACGTGGCGCGGCGAGGGACGCGCCGCCAGCGAGCGGCTGCACGCCACCAACAACTTCCCCGAATTCACCGGACGGCTATGCCCGGCGCCGTGCGAGAGCTCGTGCGTGCTCGGCATCAACCAGCCCGCCGTCACCATCAAGCAGGTCGAGGTCTCGATCGCCGACGAGGCGTTCGCGAACGGGTGGATCGAGCCGGAGCCCCCGGGGCGACTCACCGGCAAGACCGTCGCCGTCGTCGGCTCCGGTCCGGCAGGGCTCGCCGCCGCACAGCAGCTCACCCGCGCCGGCCACACCGTCGCGGTGTTCGAGCGGGACGACCGCATCGGCGGCCTGCTGCGGTACGGCATCCCCGACTTCAAGATGGAGAAGAAGCACCTCGAGATGCGCCTGCGCCAGATGCAGGACGAGGGCACGCGGTTCCGCGCCGGGGTGGAGATCGGCAAGGACATCTCGTGGTCCGACCTCCGCGCCCGGTACGACGCCGTGGTCATCGCGACCGGAGCGACGGTGCCGCGGGAGCTTCCGATCCCCGGACGGGACCTCGCCGGTGTGCACTTCGCCATGGAGTACCTCGTGGAGTCCAACAAGGCCGTGGCCGGCGACGCGGTGCCGAACCAGATCACCGCGAAGGGCAAGCACGTCGTGGTCATCGGCGGCGGCGACACCGGCGCCGACTGCATCGGGACCGCGCACCGCCACGGCGCGCTGAGCGTGACGAACCTCGCGATCGGACGGCGACCCCCCGGCGAACGGCCGGAGCACCAGCCGTGGCCGATGACGCCGACCGTCTTCGAGGTGCAGTCCGCCCACGAGGAGGGAGGAGAGCGCTCCTACCTGGCCTCCACGGTGGAGTTCCTCGCCAACGGCGCGGGAGAGGTGCGCGCGCTGCGCGTCGCCGAGACCGAGTTCGTCGACGGCCGACGCGTCCCCAAGAGCGGCACCGAGCGCGAGATCCCGGCCGACCTCGTCCTCATCGCGATGGGTTTCACCGGCCCGGAGCGCAACCTCCTCGAGGAGCAGCTGGGCGCGCGGTTCACCGAGCGCGGCAGTGTGCGCCGCGAGGACGACTACCAGACGACCGCCCCGGGCGTGTTCGTGGCCGGCGACGCCGGGCGCGGTCAGTCGCTCATCGTGTGGGCGATCGCGGAGGGCCGGGCGGCCGCCGCGAGCGTCGACCGGTACCTCATGGGCGAGACGGAGCTGCCCGCTCCGGTGCGCCCCACGGATGTCGCCATCGGACTGCAGCCCGCGTAG
- the pyk gene encoding pyruvate kinase, which produces MRRAKIVATLGPATSTYEMVRAIIDAGVDVARFNLSHGDYSVHDSNFANVRKAADDAGRAVAILVDLQGPKIRLGKFENGPHELAAGDIFKITTEDILGTKDIVGTTFKGLPQDVNPGDFLLIDDGKVRVKVLETDGTVVTTEVVVGGAVSNNKGINLPGVAVNVPALSEKDEADLRWGLRAGADIIALSFVRDAKDVQRVHVIMAEEGRHVPVIAKIEKPQAVDNLEEIIDAFDGIMVARGDLAVELPLEAVPIVQKRAVELCRRMAKPVIVATQMLESMTHSPVPTRAEASDVANAVLDGADAVMLSGETSVGEYPVVTVETMARIIDSTEEHGLERILPLTTKPRTQGGAITLAALEVAEFVEAKFLCIFTESGDTARRMSRLRPRIPMIGFTPEPGIRRRMAVTWGVQSALVEHVAHTDRMFIQVDDHLLSNDLAKVGDKVVVISGSPPGIIGSTNDIRIHKVGDAVHGKAPIYKSGEL; this is translated from the coding sequence ATGAGACGCGCGAAGATCGTCGCCACCCTGGGTCCGGCCACATCGACGTATGAGATGGTCCGCGCGATCATCGATGCCGGTGTGGACGTCGCCCGCTTCAACCTGAGCCACGGGGACTACTCGGTCCACGACAGCAACTTCGCCAACGTGCGCAAGGCCGCGGACGACGCCGGCCGCGCCGTCGCGATCCTCGTCGACCTGCAGGGCCCGAAGATCCGCCTCGGCAAGTTCGAGAACGGTCCCCACGAGCTGGCCGCCGGCGACATCTTCAAGATCACCACCGAGGACATCCTCGGCACCAAGGACATCGTGGGCACCACCTTCAAGGGGCTGCCGCAGGACGTCAACCCCGGCGACTTCCTGCTGATCGACGACGGCAAGGTGCGCGTGAAGGTCCTCGAGACCGACGGCACCGTCGTCACGACGGAGGTCGTCGTGGGCGGCGCCGTGTCCAACAACAAGGGCATCAACCTGCCCGGCGTGGCGGTGAACGTCCCCGCGCTGTCCGAGAAAGACGAGGCGGACCTGCGGTGGGGCCTCCGCGCGGGTGCCGACATCATCGCGCTGTCGTTCGTGCGCGACGCCAAGGACGTCCAGCGCGTCCACGTCATCATGGCCGAAGAGGGACGCCACGTCCCGGTCATCGCCAAGATCGAGAAGCCGCAGGCCGTCGACAACCTCGAAGAGATCATCGACGCGTTCGACGGCATCATGGTCGCCCGTGGCGACCTCGCCGTCGAGCTGCCGCTGGAAGCGGTGCCGATCGTGCAGAAGCGGGCGGTGGAGCTCTGCCGTCGCATGGCCAAGCCGGTCATCGTCGCCACGCAGATGCTCGAGTCCATGACGCACTCGCCGGTGCCGACGCGCGCCGAGGCCTCCGACGTCGCCAACGCGGTCCTCGACGGCGCAGACGCGGTGATGCTGTCGGGGGAGACGAGCGTGGGCGAGTACCCCGTCGTCACCGTCGAGACCATGGCCCGCATCATCGACTCCACCGAGGAGCACGGCCTCGAGCGCATCCTGCCGCTCACCACGAAGCCGCGCACCCAGGGAGGGGCGATCACCCTGGCCGCCCTGGAGGTCGCCGAGTTCGTCGAGGCGAAGTTCCTCTGCATCTTCACCGAGTCCGGCGACACCGCGCGGCGCATGTCGCGCCTGCGCCCCCGCATCCCGATGATCGGGTTCACGCCCGAGCCCGGCATCCGCCGACGCATGGCGGTGACGTGGGGCGTCCAGTCGGCACTCGTCGAGCACGTCGCGCACACCGACCGCATGTTCATCCAGGTCGACGATCACCTGCTGTCCAACGATCTGGCCAAGGTGGGCGACAAGGTCGTGGTGATCTCCGGCTCGCCTCCCGGGATCATCGGGTCGACCAACGACATCCGCATCCACAAGGTGGGCGACGCCGTTCACGGCAAGGCCCCCATCTACAAGTCCGGCGAGCTCTGA
- a CDS encoding RecQ family ATP-dependent DNA helicase yields MPHSAITRAARETFGWEALRDGQPEAIESLVAGRDAIVVLPTGAGKSAVYQLAGALRDGLTVVVSPLIALQDDQVAQLAAVAGAPRGAVLNSTLGERAAAGLWQDLRAGAVRYVFLTPEQLAKDDVVDRLREIGVGLLAVDEAHCVASWGHDFRPDYLRLGTVRERLGAPPIAALTATGAEPVRVEIAERLRLHDAVIVVRGVDRPNIDLTVRRAVTADEKRGDVLELAAATTGSGLLYTATRREAEEYAAALAERGRRVRVYHAGMPKADREDTHRAFLENDVDLVVATNAFGMGIDKPDVRFVIHASVPESLDAYYQEIGRSGRDGKAAAATLFYRAEDLGIRKYFVSRSVDLDALAATYGAIVAADRPVATKALAETLGVAPRRATHLVNLLVEGGVVRVGRRGAVAAASVPASEAAALAAEASERRERIEQSRLEVMRRYAETRDCRRRALLRYFGEDPDEPCGHCDTCRAGTAQDDVRDESRAPFPPGAEVEHTEWGRGAVSAVEGDRLTVFFGEQGYKTLALDTVIENELLSLVG; encoded by the coding sequence ATGCCCCATTCCGCCATCACCCGCGCCGCCCGCGAGACCTTCGGCTGGGAGGCGTTGCGGGACGGGCAGCCGGAGGCGATCGAGTCGCTGGTCGCGGGCCGCGACGCGATCGTCGTCCTGCCGACCGGCGCCGGCAAGTCAGCGGTCTACCAGCTGGCCGGCGCGCTGCGCGACGGCCTCACCGTCGTGGTGTCGCCGCTCATCGCCCTGCAGGACGACCAGGTCGCGCAGCTGGCGGCCGTCGCCGGCGCGCCGCGGGGAGCGGTGCTGAATTCGACGCTCGGTGAGCGCGCCGCCGCCGGCCTGTGGCAGGACCTCCGGGCGGGAGCCGTCCGGTACGTGTTCCTGACACCGGAGCAGCTGGCGAAAGACGACGTGGTCGACCGGCTGCGGGAGATCGGTGTGGGACTGCTCGCAGTCGACGAGGCGCACTGCGTCGCGAGCTGGGGACACGACTTCCGTCCCGACTACCTGCGCCTCGGCACCGTTCGCGAGCGACTCGGCGCCCCGCCGATCGCCGCGCTCACCGCCACCGGAGCCGAGCCGGTCCGCGTCGAGATCGCCGAGCGGCTCCGGCTGCACGACGCCGTCATCGTCGTCCGCGGCGTCGACCGCCCCAACATCGACCTCACGGTGCGCCGCGCCGTCACGGCCGATGAGAAGCGCGGCGACGTCCTCGAACTCGCCGCCGCGACGACCGGCTCCGGGCTGCTCTACACGGCGACGCGCCGCGAAGCCGAGGAGTACGCCGCGGCGCTCGCCGAACGCGGCCGGCGGGTCCGCGTGTACCACGCCGGCATGCCGAAGGCGGATCGCGAGGACACGCACCGCGCCTTCCTCGAGAACGACGTCGACCTCGTCGTCGCGACGAACGCATTCGGGATGGGGATCGACAAGCCGGATGTGCGCTTCGTGATCCACGCGTCGGTGCCCGAGTCCCTCGACGCCTACTACCAGGAGATCGGACGCTCCGGCCGCGACGGCAAGGCCGCTGCCGCCACTCTCTTCTATCGCGCGGAGGATCTCGGCATCCGCAAGTACTTCGTCTCGCGCAGCGTCGACCTCGACGCGCTCGCTGCGACCTACGGCGCGATCGTCGCAGCCGACCGGCCGGTGGCGACGAAGGCGCTCGCCGAGACGCTCGGGGTCGCGCCCAGGCGCGCCACCCACCTCGTCAACCTGCTCGTGGAAGGCGGCGTCGTGCGCGTCGGCCGCCGCGGGGCGGTGGCGGCGGCATCCGTTCCGGCGTCCGAAGCGGCCGCCCTCGCCGCAGAGGCATCGGAGCGGCGCGAACGGATCGAGCAGTCGCGGCTGGAGGTGATGCGCCGGTACGCCGAGACGCGGGACTGCCGCCGCCGGGCGCTGCTGCGGTACTTCGGCGAGGATCCGGACGAACCGTGCGGGCACTGCGACACGTGCCGGGCCGGTACCGCACAGGATGACGTGCGGGACGAGTCGCGCGCGCCGTTCCCACCCGGCGCCGAGGTCGAGCACACCGAGTGGGGACGCGGCGCCGTCTCGGCGGTGGAGGGCGACCGTCTCACCGTGTTCTTCGGGGAACAGGGTTACAAGACGCTCGCCCTCGACACCGTCATCGAGAACGAACTGCTCAGCCTCGTGGGCTGA
- a CDS encoding SHOCT domain-containing protein produces MFFNDFIWFLLWSFYFIAYLYVVIVIITDLFRDDQLNGWMKALWIILLVFVPFLTALIYVIARGKGMAERAQAARGGVVPESDDYRPAASTSPAEDIAKAKALLDAGTISQGEFDALKSKALGNQYFGA; encoded by the coding sequence GTGTTCTTCAACGACTTCATCTGGTTCCTGCTCTGGAGCTTCTACTTCATCGCCTACCTCTATGTGGTGATCGTGATCATCACCGACCTCTTCCGCGACGACCAGCTCAACGGCTGGATGAAGGCGCTGTGGATCATCCTCCTGGTCTTCGTGCCGTTCCTCACCGCGCTCATCTACGTGATCGCGCGAGGCAAGGGGATGGCGGAGCGCGCGCAGGCGGCGCGCGGGGGAGTGGTGCCCGAGTCGGACGACTACCGTCCGGCGGCCTCCACGAGTCCCGCCGAAGACATCGCCAAGGCCAAGGCGCTGCTCGACGCCGGCACCATCAGCCAAGGCGAGTTCGACGCTCTCAAGAGCAAGGCGCTGGGCAACCAGTACTTCGGCGCGTAG
- a CDS encoding ABC transporter permease, whose protein sequence is MTAHAIGDTAVLTGRSLRHILRSPDTIITTAVTPIALMLLFVYVFGGAIDTGLSQGSYIDYMLPGILLITIASGIAYTAYRLFLDMKGGIFERFQSLPISRSGVLWAHVLMSLVSILVSLAIVIGVALLMGFRTGAGLGAWLGVIGMLVLFTLALTWLAVIPGLTAKTVDGASAFSYPLIFLPFISSAFVPTESMPAPVQWFAENQPVTSIVDSMRALFAGRPVGADIWVAMAWLVGILAVAYVASMAIYRRRIS, encoded by the coding sequence ATGACCGCTCACGCCATCGGCGACACGGCCGTACTCACCGGCCGGTCGCTGCGGCACATCCTGCGCAGCCCCGACACCATCATCACCACCGCGGTCACGCCGATCGCGCTCATGCTGCTGTTCGTCTACGTCTTCGGCGGGGCGATCGACACCGGACTCAGCCAGGGGTCGTACATCGACTACATGCTGCCCGGCATCCTGCTCATCACGATCGCGTCGGGGATCGCCTACACGGCGTACCGCCTCTTCCTCGACATGAAGGGCGGCATCTTCGAGCGGTTCCAGTCTCTTCCGATCTCACGGTCGGGAGTGCTGTGGGCGCACGTGCTGATGTCGCTGGTGTCGATCCTGGTGTCGCTCGCGATCGTCATCGGCGTCGCGCTGCTGATGGGCTTCCGCACCGGCGCGGGTCTCGGCGCCTGGCTCGGGGTGATCGGCATGCTCGTGCTCTTCACCCTGGCGCTGACGTGGCTCGCGGTGATCCCCGGCCTCACGGCCAAGACGGTCGACGGCGCGAGCGCGTTCTCGTACCCGCTCATCTTCCTGCCGTTCATCAGCTCGGCCTTCGTGCCGACCGAGAGCATGCCGGCTCCCGTGCAGTGGTTCGCCGAGAACCAGCCGGTCACCTCGATCGTCGACTCCATGCGTGCGCTGTTCGCCGGCCGGCCGGTGGGCGCGGACATCTGGGTTGCGATGGCCTGGCTGGTCGGGATCCTCGCGGTCGCGTACGTCGCCTCGATGGCGATCTACCGCCGCAGGATCAGCTGA